From the Deltaproteobacteria bacterium PRO3 genome, one window contains:
- a CDS encoding TPM domain-containing protein, translated as MSANDPKHFFTPEQQETLIKAIREAERNSSGEIRIHVIRSSSEDLLSKGQRLFEKLGMTKTRDRNGILFLLELSHRRFAILGDKGIHQKVPAEFWEEIRAALFEHFHQGRFVEGLCAGIARCGEKLKAFYPWQSDDRNEVADEITSE; from the coding sequence ATGAGCGCAAACGATCCCAAGCATTTCTTCACCCCGGAGCAGCAGGAGACGCTGATTAAGGCGATCCGCGAGGCGGAACGCAACAGCTCGGGCGAGATCCGCATTCACGTGATCCGTTCCAGCTCGGAAGACCTCTTGAGCAAGGGGCAGCGGCTCTTCGAGAAGCTGGGCATGACGAAGACGCGCGACCGCAACGGCATCTTGTTCCTGTTGGAATTGTCCCACCGCCGCTTCGCGATCCTGGGAGACAAGGGGATTCATCAAAAAGTGCCGGCGGAGTTTTGGGAAGAGATCCGCGCCGCGCTCTTCGAGCATTTTCATCAGGGGCGCTTTGTCGAGGGATTATGCGCGGGCATCGCGCGCTGCGGGGAGAAGCTCAAGGCCTTCTATCCCTGGCAGAGCGACGACCGCAACGAGGTCGCCGACGAGATCACTTCAGAGTGA